GGAGGCCGCCCTCGCCCTGGGCGCCACCCGTTGGGAGATGCTCCGCACCGCGGTGCTCCCGTACGGCCGCCCCGGCATCATCGCCGCGATGATGCTCGGCCTCGGCCGGGCGCTTGGCGAGACCATCGCCCTGGCGCTGACCCTCGGCATCACCTTCAACGTCTCGTTCAACCTCATCCAGAACGGCGGCAACACCATCGCCGCCAACATCGCCAACGCGTTCGGCGAGGCGAACGAGACCGGCCGGGGCGCACTGATCGCCTCCGGCCTGGTGCTGTTCACCATCACGCTGATCGTCAACATCACGGCGCGGGCGATCATCTACCGCCGCCGGGAGTTCACGGAGTCGGCCGCATGACCACAACCGTCACCTCCCACCGCTCCCGCCCGCCGGCCCAGCCCGTCTCGCTGCGGGCCCGGCGGCTGCCCTGGTACGCCGCTCCGGCCATCGCCGTGGCGGCTCTGGTGCTCTCCGCCGTGCTCGTCTACGGCACCGACATCGGGGGCCCGGTCCTCGTGGTCGTCCTCGGCGCGGTGCTCTACCTGGTCGGGCTCTTCGTCGCGGCCAACGTGGTCGAGGGGCGCCGATCGGCCCGCAACCGCACCTGGAGCGCGCTGATCCACTCTGCGTTCGTGCTGGCGGTGCTGCCGCTGGTGTCCGTGGTCTGGACGCTGGTCAGCAAGGGCGCCGAGCGGCTGGACGGCAACTTCTTCCAGACCTCGATGAACAACATCGGGGCCCGGGACGCCACCGGCGGCGCGTACCACGCGATCGTCGGCACGCTGGAGCAGGTCGGCATCGCCACCCTGATCACCGTGCCGCTCGGCATCCTCTGCGCCATCTACATCGTCGAGTACGGCCGGGGCAAGTTCGCCTTCGCGATCCGGTTCTTCGTGGACGTGATGACCGGCATCCCGTCGATCGTCTCCGGCCTCTTCGTGCTGGCGTTCTGGGTGCTGGTCGTGTCGCCGTGGTTCAACGACGGCCGGCCCAGCTTCTCCGGCTTCGCCGCCGCGCTCGCGTTGAGCGTGCTGATGCTGCCGACCATCGTCCGGTCCACCGAGGAGATGCTCCGCCTCGTCCCGCCGCCGCTGCGCGAGGGCGCCTACGCGCTCGGCGTACCCAAGTGGAAGACCATCCTGCGGGTGGTGCTGCCGACGGCGCTGCCCGGCATTGTCACCGGCGTGATGCTCGCCATCGCCCGTGCGGCCGGCGAGACCGCGCCGGTGCTGCTGGTCGCCGGCGGCGGTGCCGCGATCAACACCAACCCCTTCGAGAACAACCAGTCGTCGCTGTCCCTCTTCGTCTACCAGCAGGCCGGTGACGCGTCGAAGTACGCACCGGCACGGGCGTGGACCGCGGCACTCACCCTGGTCGCCCTCGTGCTCATCCTGACGATCGCGGCGAAGCTGCTGGCCCGCCGCAACAGGCTCAGCCGATGAACCCCGGAGGTTCCACCATGGCCAAGCGTGTCCAAGCCGCGAACGTCACCGCCTACTACGGTGGCTTCAAGGCGATCGAGAACATCAACCTGACCGTCGAGCCGAAGACGGTCACCGCCCTGATCGGCCCGTCCGGCTGCGGCAAGTCCACCTTCCTGCGGTCGATCAACCGCATGCACGAGGTGCTGCCGGGGGCCCGGGTCGAGGGCAGCCTGACCATCGACGACCAGGACATCTACGACCGGGACGTGGACGTCACCGCGGTCCGGCGCACGATCGGCATGGTCTTCCAGCGGCCGAACCCGTTCCCCACCATGAGCATCTTCGAGAACGTGGTGGCCGGGCTGAAGCTCAACGGGGTCCGCAAGAAGTCGATCCTGGAGGACGCGGCCGAGAAGGCCCTGCTCGCCGCGAACCTGTGGGGCGAGGTCAAGGACCGGCTGGGCAAGCCCGGCGCGGGCCTCTCCGGCGGTCAGCAGCAGCGGCTCTGCATCGCCCGGACCATCGCGGTCGAGCCGCAGGTCGTCCTGATGGACGAGCCGTGCTCCGCCCTGGACCCGATCTCCACGCTGGCGATCGAGGACCTGATGTTCCAGCTCAAGGACAAGTTCACGATCATCATCGTGACGCACAACATGCAGCAGGCAGCGCGTGTGTCGGACCGGACCGCCTTCTTCTCGATCGAGAAGACCGGCGACCCGGGTCGGTTGATCGAGTACGACAACACTCAGAAGATCTTCAGCAACCCGAGCGTGAAGAAGACCGAGGACTACATCACCGGCCGCTTCGGCTGAGCCGCTGGCTCCCAGTCCGCCAGGGGCGTCGGTCAACCTGACCGGCGCCCCTTCTGCGTACCCTGACGTGGTCACGGCGCGACCCAGCCCGGCACGGCACGTCCAAGATCGTGCTCGATCAAGAATGCAGTGGTCTCACCCCGCAACGGAGGCCACTACCTCCATGTTCGAGCGCGATCTCCGGGTAGAGCGGGCCTGCGCTCCAGACCGCGCCCAAGATCTGCCCAACTACCCGGATACTGCTGTCTCCCACGAGTCCGAGGCAGCAGGATCCCTGAAGTTGCGCGGATCTTGACGGCACGCCGGACGCGCGCCCAAAGGCGAGGGCGCCGCAGCACGGGCAGCGCGAGGGCAGTGTGGGCAGCGGTCAGCCCAGGACGAAGCGGGGTTCGCCGTTCGGCGGCAGGTCCAGGCGTGGGGTGACCGGGGTGGCCGCGTCCCGTTCGGCCGCCGCTCGCGCCACTCCGGCCAGGTCGCCGGCCGCCGTCACCTGCGCCAGCGTGACCAGGGTCGGCGGCAGCATGGTCAGCTCCCCGGCCTGGGCCCGGGCCAACGCGTCCGCCGGCCGGATCCACAGGGTGTGGTCGGCCTCGCCGGAGACGTCGCGGGTCCGCTGCCCGACCGGCAACAGGGCGATGAAGAAGTACGTGTCGAAGCGGCGCGGCTCGAACTCGGGAGTGATCCACCGGCTCCAGGGCAGCAGCAGGTCCGACCGCAGGGTGAGTTGACGCTCGGCGAGCAGCGCGGCGAAGCCCAGCCGGCGCCCCTCCAGGTCCTGCCGCGCGGCCTCCCAGTCGTCGCCGCTGACGTCGCCCACCACGGTGTCGCGGTTCGGGCCGGCGAGCAGTACGCCGGCCTCCTCGAAGACCTCCCGCGCGGCGGCGCAGACCACCGACTGCGCGG
The nucleotide sequence above comes from Micromonospora luteifusca. Encoded proteins:
- the pstA gene encoding phosphate ABC transporter permease PstA, translated to MTTTVTSHRSRPPAQPVSLRARRLPWYAAPAIAVAALVLSAVLVYGTDIGGPVLVVVLGAVLYLVGLFVAANVVEGRRSARNRTWSALIHSAFVLAVLPLVSVVWTLVSKGAERLDGNFFQTSMNNIGARDATGGAYHAIVGTLEQVGIATLITVPLGILCAIYIVEYGRGKFAFAIRFFVDVMTGIPSIVSGLFVLAFWVLVVSPWFNDGRPSFSGFAAALALSVLMLPTIVRSTEEMLRLVPPPLREGAYALGVPKWKTILRVVLPTALPGIVTGVMLAIARAAGETAPVLLVAGGGAAINTNPFENNQSSLSLFVYQQAGDASKYAPARAWTAALTLVALVLILTIAAKLLARRNRLSR
- the pstB gene encoding phosphate ABC transporter ATP-binding protein PstB; the encoded protein is MAKRVQAANVTAYYGGFKAIENINLTVEPKTVTALIGPSGCGKSTFLRSINRMHEVLPGARVEGSLTIDDQDIYDRDVDVTAVRRTIGMVFQRPNPFPTMSIFENVVAGLKLNGVRKKSILEDAAEKALLAANLWGEVKDRLGKPGAGLSGGQQQRLCIARTIAVEPQVVLMDEPCSALDPISTLAIEDLMFQLKDKFTIIIVTHNMQQAARVSDRTAFFSIEKTGDPGRLIEYDNTQKIFSNPSVKKTEDYITGRFG
- a CDS encoding NUDIX hydrolase; the protein is MTIDSAGFAAPAALVEHARRFQAEGGTPATPRVAATVLLLRPTDGDFEVYVIRRVAAMTFGGMYAFPGGGVDRSDSEAHLDWAGPTPGEWADRLGVAPQAAQSVVCAAAREVFEEAGVLLAGPNRDTVVGDVSGDDWEAARQDLEGRRLGFAALLAERQLTLRSDLLLPWSRWITPEFEPRRFDTYFFIALLPVGQRTRDVSGEADHTLWIRPADALARAQAGELTMLPPTLVTLAQVTAAGDLAGVARAAAERDAATPVTPRLDLPPNGEPRFVLG